The Spirosoma foliorum genome has a window encoding:
- a CDS encoding outer membrane beta-barrel protein, which produces MRIVFWFVVSYAVLALVNRGVAQDSLLYNPNPLVLTHPTSIDAFAPFKWRLSGTIGYHQLQQKGYLNDNLYLTNGVQTTLSADYFVGRNWGIGVLAGYQNLRVSDLYRLDKSIPLFPTPHVLPLTSQHSFMLAVGPAFSFPLSQRLLFDVELRGGVFYNDAPILGAYISGTTQDNLLNGTYVTTVSPSDQRARIGFTGSAGFKYQVSPQVGIGLSANTTLTSLGYTQVNSSNGFSQKRLDMNTIGVQFGVSYRFLSSKRQGTNDVPARAPKPVCYPPILDPNQPNEYEVGINSRPTLKWRSSAPIYTEGEQYSFRLYTLPGNRLIYEKTGKDSQFIWPTQLALPDSASYFFYSVSTVRNDEFEQSCRSEPVAGTLGFYIRPSARQAAIPREPAPIYTLKLYELSLERVARVTSKATKPAPKPSVGSQKPAQTKPVSQPVARTDTIRANSAKVDSVKTAALRPDSVRSDSARDKAMRSDSIRTDSIRLDSARVNAVRSDSARAIAVRSDSVRADSVKSTAIRSDSVRANTELYTSKIVFRLLYEGATQELDFSWPSRLPLPTQPTVYQYTINRVNSQELLQNNYIIVEPDGCSMIIGEATKDQRLHYMGPRTGPIRQPSIKKPTRSPTKKGKP; this is translated from the coding sequence ATGCGTATCGTTTTCTGGTTTGTAGTTAGTTATGCTGTTCTTGCCCTGGTTAATCGGGGGGTGGCACAGGATTCGCTACTTTACAATCCTAACCCCTTAGTATTAACCCACCCCACATCCATTGATGCTTTTGCCCCTTTTAAATGGCGATTGAGTGGTACTATTGGCTACCACCAGTTACAACAGAAAGGCTATTTGAATGACAATCTGTATCTGACAAATGGAGTTCAGACCACGCTCTCTGCCGATTATTTTGTTGGGCGAAATTGGGGGATTGGCGTTTTAGCTGGCTATCAGAATTTACGGGTAAGTGATTTATACCGACTGGATAAGTCGATCCCTTTATTCCCGACTCCTCATGTGCTGCCGCTTACCTCCCAGCACAGTTTTATGCTGGCGGTTGGGCCCGCTTTTTCATTTCCACTGAGCCAGCGACTACTGTTCGATGTAGAGCTTAGGGGCGGAGTATTTTATAACGATGCCCCTATTCTGGGCGCTTACATATCGGGTACTACACAGGATAATCTGTTGAATGGCACATACGTTACAACAGTTTCGCCAAGCGATCAACGGGCTCGAATTGGATTCACCGGAAGTGCTGGCTTCAAATACCAGGTTAGTCCGCAAGTAGGAATAGGCTTATCGGCCAACACGACCTTGACCTCGCTTGGGTATACACAGGTAAACAGTTCAAATGGCTTTTCGCAGAAGCGTCTGGATATGAATACGATAGGTGTTCAGTTTGGGGTTTCGTACCGGTTTCTGTCGTCCAAACGGCAAGGGACCAACGACGTTCCCGCAAGAGCGCCCAAGCCTGTTTGTTATCCGCCCATTCTGGACCCCAATCAGCCCAACGAATACGAGGTGGGTATAAATAGTCGACCGACGTTGAAATGGCGAAGTAGTGCGCCTATCTATACCGAGGGCGAACAGTATTCGTTCCGGCTGTATACCTTACCCGGCAACCGGCTGATCTACGAAAAAACGGGGAAAGATTCTCAGTTCATCTGGCCAACGCAACTCGCATTGCCAGATTCAGCGAGTTATTTTTTCTACTCCGTTTCTACCGTTCGCAATGACGAATTTGAGCAATCGTGCCGCAGCGAGCCCGTTGCTGGAACACTCGGTTTTTATATACGTCCATCGGCCCGACAGGCAGCTATTCCCCGCGAACCGGCTCCTATCTATACGCTTAAACTGTATGAGTTGAGTTTAGAAAGGGTCGCCAGGGTTACGTCTAAAGCCACCAAACCTGCACCCAAACCAAGTGTAGGGTCACAAAAACCGGCTCAAACCAAGCCTGTTAGTCAGCCTGTTGCACGAACTGATACAATTCGGGCGAATTCGGCAAAAGTAGATTCGGTAAAAACAGCTGCCCTACGTCCCGACTCTGTGCGCTCTGATTCTGCGAGGGATAAGGCGATGCGATCAGATTCGATCCGGACGGATTCGATTCGGTTGGATTCAGCCAGGGTAAATGCAGTGCGTTCTGATTCTGCGCGCGCCATTGCTGTCCGATCTGATTCCGTTCGGGCAGACTCTGTGAAGAGTACGGCAATACGTTCTGATTCTGTGCGGGCGAATACGGAACTCTATACGTCCAAAATCGTCTTTAGGCTTCTTTATGAAGGAGCAACGCAGGAGCTGGATTTTAGCTGGCCGAGTCGTCTTCCGCTACCGACGCAGCCAACGGTGTATCAGTATACGATTAATCGCGTCAATAGCCAGGAGCTCCTGCAAAACAACTATATAATCGTTGAGCCCGATGGCTGTTCAATGATCATTGGCGAGGCAACAAAAGATCAACGCTTACACTATATGGGTCCGCGCACTGGCCCAATCAGGCAACCGTCGATAAAGAAACCAACGCGCTCACCAACGAAAAAAGGCAAGCCGTAA
- a CDS encoding type VI secretion system baseplate subunit TssG, with protein MSVSDPSAVSSPYFLDLLDVDFKAEILAASLANQQMAPERIIVNPTGLYSRAYSKDIEDVSDWLLEGSTFIYNRIDTPREGLFDMLPHYLFFSPAESTGPQNVDQLLDGIRRDRDEERQARLFFLPFDAELNHLRTLSVHYDSSVDHLDGATEIIKQFAEHWPIINAMSRSQAGIFIQILPWLHLLRSNLPWFGRFLHLFFGVPAQVEAGRRLDESTREGGLPRLDNCRLGIDTVVSDHFDADWNGIRISIGPVPDNRVADFLPHSKTIALLHNLIDYFLPVSSEVSVSVLTKSDAPKTADTFLGYNSFL; from the coding sequence ATGTCTGTCTCTGATCCATCGGCCGTTTCATCTCCTTATTTCCTCGATCTCCTTGATGTCGATTTTAAGGCCGAAATTTTAGCGGCTTCCCTGGCTAATCAACAGATGGCTCCCGAACGGATCATTGTCAATCCAACCGGGCTCTATAGTCGAGCCTACTCCAAAGACATTGAGGACGTTAGCGACTGGTTGCTGGAAGGCTCAACCTTCATTTACAACCGCATCGATACACCCCGCGAGGGCTTGTTCGATATGTTGCCCCATTACCTGTTTTTCAGTCCAGCAGAATCGACAGGTCCCCAAAATGTCGATCAACTTCTTGACGGCATACGACGGGATCGGGATGAAGAACGACAGGCGCGCTTGTTTTTTCTTCCCTTCGATGCTGAACTGAATCACCTGCGTACCCTTTCTGTTCATTACGATAGTTCGGTTGACCATCTGGATGGCGCTACCGAGATTATTAAACAGTTTGCCGAACACTGGCCAATCATAAACGCTATGAGCCGTAGTCAGGCGGGTATTTTTATTCAAATACTGCCCTGGCTACACCTGCTTCGCAGTAATCTGCCCTGGTTCGGCCGCTTTCTCCACCTCTTCTTTGGGGTTCCGGCTCAAGTTGAAGCGGGACGCCGATTAGATGAATCAACACGCGAGGGCGGCTTACCAAGACTGGACAACTGCCGACTTGGCATTGATACCGTTGTTAGCGACCATTTCGACGCCGACTGGAATGGGATACGGATTAGTATTGGTCCCGTTCCGGATAACCGGGTGGCCGATTTTCTGCCACACTCAAAAACGATTGCTCTATTGCATAATCTCATTGACTATTTTTTACCTGTTTCCAGCGAAGTATCGGTTTCCGTGTTAACGAAATCAGATGCTCCTAAAACAGCGGATACATTTCTGGGTTACAATTCTTTTCTTTAA
- a CDS encoding type VI secretion system TssO: MKSLNHKEIKQAFNHFFTWFTSLLVVTILCVYSCVQTSLRQATQLIQQKEAFDRVIYTDAMLADKVDSLYTYMSLMNTNRNQDDQQLQRLVTRKKEEFTRLVSQQQKTQQYFVVYNRLFSHVNEMLLLKDSLNKSMVEEGDLRDELRGCLQQAVEENRQNKRRGPIAN, translated from the coding sequence ATGAAATCATTAAATCATAAAGAGATTAAGCAGGCTTTCAATCATTTTTTTACCTGGTTTACCAGCTTATTGGTGGTAACGATACTCTGTGTGTATTCCTGTGTTCAAACAAGTTTGCGTCAGGCAACTCAATTGATTCAGCAAAAAGAAGCGTTTGATCGGGTCATTTATACGGATGCGATGCTGGCCGATAAAGTTGACTCATTGTACACCTATATGAGCCTGATGAACACAAATCGGAATCAGGATGACCAGCAATTACAACGGTTGGTTACCCGGAAGAAAGAAGAGTTTACCCGATTGGTCAGTCAGCAACAGAAAACCCAGCAGTACTTTGTGGTTTACAATCGCTTATTCAGTCATGTAAACGAGATGTTATTGTTAAAAGACTCCCTGAACAAGTCAATGGTTGAAGAAGGCGACCTGCGGGATGAACTAAGAGGATGTTTGCAACAGGCTGTAGAGGAAAATCGGCAAAATAAACGGAGAGGGCCCATCGCTAATTAA
- the tssO gene encoding type VI secretion system TssO produces the protein MNSFFRLTMRERRLQFIYLLAAISFLSVVVSWIAFRNKTYSSSESKYLSNQIKMKERVLKSQLDNIPLLDSAYHAIVVYRPEINAVFIEVDIEDRLNEIRRLSNPQSEGTRFRTFAQIADFYKMMYVDKKLVWSKQSNISLFRKQLDDCSVGMFPGAAPAPGANPSVTSSR, from the coding sequence ATGAATAGTTTTTTTCGGCTTACGATGCGCGAACGTCGTCTCCAATTTATCTACCTGCTGGCGGCTATTAGCTTCTTGTCTGTAGTAGTTAGCTGGATTGCGTTTCGTAATAAAACGTATTCAAGTTCAGAATCGAAGTACCTGTCGAATCAAATCAAGATGAAAGAACGGGTCTTGAAAAGCCAACTTGACAACATACCCCTGCTCGATTCGGCCTATCATGCCATTGTTGTCTATCGGCCTGAGATCAATGCTGTATTTATTGAAGTCGATATTGAAGATCGCCTGAATGAAATCCGTCGCCTATCCAACCCACAATCGGAGGGGACCCGGTTTCGGACGTTTGCGCAGATTGCCGACTTCTACAAGATGATGTACGTAGACAAAAAGCTGGTTTGGAGTAAACAATCGAACATTAGTTTGTTTCGTAAACAATTGGATGACTGTAGTGTCGGGATGTTCCCCGGTGCTGCCCCAGCCCCAGGCGCAAATCCGTCTGTCACCAGTTCCCGATAA
- a CDS encoding PKD domain-containing protein — protein sequence MNSKMTLSARAFLLTVGMLVVLYWYTSDVEIQARVYPVQQVVGQPVRYMDSTSQAEQWHWEFGDGQESPRARGVVRYYRPGTYLIRLRVNKEVTRTFSVVIRPEPMVIRQDSLVQIQGPSTGYEREKLVFTAVGGRASQFTWRFGASGQVDSRDQTAIYSYPADEDRSKPHTYTIELMTDVTKYPIRKQITIIRGYNKFDPPIDSLDIVGSDIRRRLQQIADGQSFNSNYNYLLSKYLCNRNNSLVQINNTKANDFYSYCMGLQFDQGVHIDGVAVVSDSVTSCITRLNVTQHKP from the coding sequence ATGAACAGTAAAATGACCTTATCGGCCCGGGCCTTTTTGCTTACTGTAGGTATGCTGGTTGTGTTGTACTGGTATACCTCCGATGTAGAAATTCAGGCCAGGGTGTACCCTGTTCAGCAAGTGGTTGGCCAGCCGGTTCGCTACATGGATAGCACGAGTCAGGCCGAACAATGGCACTGGGAATTTGGCGATGGGCAGGAGTCACCGCGAGCAAGGGGGGTAGTCCGCTATTATCGGCCGGGTACCTATCTGATTCGCTTACGGGTCAATAAAGAAGTAACCCGAACGTTTTCAGTCGTGATCAGACCAGAGCCGATGGTTATCCGGCAGGATTCTCTCGTGCAGATACAGGGACCATCAACGGGTTATGAACGGGAGAAGCTGGTTTTTACGGCTGTGGGTGGGCGGGCGAGTCAGTTCACCTGGCGATTCGGGGCCAGCGGACAGGTCGATTCCCGCGATCAGACGGCTATTTATAGTTACCCTGCCGACGAAGATCGTTCGAAGCCCCATACCTATACCATTGAGTTGATGACGGATGTAACGAAGTATCCGATTCGGAAGCAGATTACCATCATACGGGGCTATAACAAGTTTGATCCCCCCATCGATTCGCTGGATATCGTTGGCAGTGATATTCGACGTCGGCTTCAGCAAATTGCTGATGGCCAATCATTTAATAGCAACTATAATTATTTGCTGAGCAAATACCTGTGCAATCGCAACAATTCGCTTGTTCAGATTAACAACACAAAAGCCAACGATTTTTATTCCTATTGCATGGGTCTCCAGTTCGATCAGGGAGTCCATATTGATGGGGTTGCAGTCGTTTCCGATTCGGTTACGTCCTGCATTACACGCTTAAATGTGACTCAACATAAACCATGA
- the tssR gene encoding type VI secretion system protein TssR: MKCLPIYWPVYSPNRQFRLDRLWYCLVVLTLWLGCPDLARAQLPFFLRVARQPDNLVPVSGTPNQMQSGVGISKSGAKANLQPPGGSPWIVYSDRNNNITFRSSNGTTPFKKMGFMEAFYVLKERNGYLKLIKYDPALVIGNKFSKRVIPDRKAVVYYGWALKSRFLLANQSSRSSDQRRAQIVSAVLAQPALLTNPEHYLSNDSIRLYMDPSQQALADTRMRLYDLAYVYKLSETRRQALVGRASWFPTDSVKQIMLGWTPIEVLQPIGQRLFIEADTANLSSKPISFYRSVSALLRGGRDSTLINSTFPAVSWDRLGPKFPVLKQYSVKDSQVVLLTNALTPLVEKRQVPVLNVIGQTISNQILPRVRANTANYNLVYVVEGSPAMQPYWGELMNTIQFTITQLSQDTTRTISLQVGSVVYDDYEKSDDSKTLKGKVTLLPLTPNYTSLLSRLSRIAPPPRNRPEAEPKCIRSGVSEALKQFANHPDENNIIILVGINGDVQSIIDGKLIPTALKTIECRLLAFQPFGAPGDIPNNFILHSRELVMEIANRGSDLKKARLVRPDMVTATNEFNLRMGDRNVYQLAYPDRSMVPGWVLFPRKNQALPFKELYAATDSLFQQVSNESQKVTAALEKTFQKLEPQGDRVNPKLSPVYASAGLKLPVSPSTLTRIDEYPYLTRAYTPERLSGGTRWKYIALLPLDEYDGIGRWLDMLSGDDIDPSLYLDRIRLHNRYRQVLNEASLSTRGSVTLDQLLKGLLDLPVANPLFKRIALGDLTSRKQVSDALLNQVLYVLRERRDYFRRIPTFRNSRFASNGRTYYWISEDLFK; this comes from the coding sequence ATGAAATGCCTGCCGATTTACTGGCCAGTTTATTCCCCTAATCGGCAGTTTCGGTTAGACCGGCTCTGGTATTGCCTTGTTGTTCTGACGCTTTGGCTCGGCTGTCCCGACCTGGCCCGAGCCCAATTGCCTTTTTTCCTGCGCGTGGCTCGTCAGCCCGACAATCTGGTACCCGTATCGGGAACGCCCAACCAGATGCAATCAGGTGTTGGCATATCCAAATCAGGCGCTAAGGCTAATCTACAGCCACCTGGCGGTTCGCCCTGGATTGTCTATTCTGATCGCAATAACAACATAACGTTTCGGAGTTCAAACGGCACAACGCCTTTTAAGAAAATGGGGTTTATGGAAGCCTTTTATGTGCTGAAAGAGCGCAATGGCTATTTAAAACTCATTAAGTACGATCCGGCGCTCGTTATTGGCAATAAGTTTTCCAAGCGTGTTATCCCCGATCGAAAAGCCGTTGTTTACTACGGCTGGGCGCTCAAAAGCCGCTTTTTGCTGGCTAACCAGAGTAGTCGATCGTCGGATCAACGCCGGGCACAGATCGTAAGTGCTGTATTAGCCCAACCCGCCCTGCTGACAAACCCCGAGCATTACCTGTCCAATGACTCGATTCGGCTTTATATGGACCCTTCTCAGCAGGCGCTTGCTGATACCAGAATGCGCCTGTATGACCTGGCCTATGTGTATAAACTCTCCGAAACGCGTCGGCAAGCGCTGGTCGGGCGAGCATCCTGGTTCCCAACTGATAGTGTCAAACAGATCATGTTAGGCTGGACACCCATTGAAGTGTTACAGCCGATTGGCCAGCGTTTATTCATCGAAGCCGACACCGCCAACCTATCGTCCAAGCCCATTTCCTTTTATCGATCCGTTTCGGCACTGCTTCGGGGAGGTCGTGATTCAACCCTCATTAACAGTACCTTCCCGGCTGTTTCCTGGGATCGGCTGGGGCCTAAATTTCCGGTACTGAAACAATACAGCGTTAAAGACAGCCAGGTTGTATTGCTGACCAATGCGCTAACCCCGCTGGTTGAGAAGCGACAGGTTCCAGTGCTGAATGTGATCGGACAGACGATTTCGAACCAAATACTGCCCCGTGTCCGGGCCAATACAGCGAATTATAATCTTGTTTACGTCGTAGAAGGGAGTCCCGCCATGCAGCCCTATTGGGGCGAATTGATGAACACCATTCAGTTTACAATTACTCAGCTGTCGCAGGATACGACACGGACCATTTCGTTACAGGTTGGCTCAGTCGTTTATGACGATTATGAAAAATCGGATGACAGCAAGACGCTCAAAGGCAAGGTTACGCTCCTTCCCTTAACGCCCAATTACACGAGCTTGCTGAGTCGGTTAAGTCGCATTGCGCCACCGCCCCGGAATCGCCCGGAGGCCGAACCGAAATGCATCCGATCGGGTGTTAGCGAAGCCTTAAAGCAGTTTGCTAACCATCCCGACGAAAACAACATTATCATATTGGTCGGAATCAACGGCGATGTACAGTCGATTATTGACGGTAAGCTGATTCCAACAGCGCTGAAAACGATAGAATGTCGATTGCTGGCTTTTCAGCCTTTCGGCGCTCCGGGCGACATTCCCAATAACTTTATTCTCCACAGCCGGGAGTTGGTTATGGAGATAGCCAACAGAGGCAGCGATCTCAAAAAAGCGCGGCTTGTTCGGCCCGATATGGTTACCGCTACGAATGAGTTTAACCTTCGGATGGGCGACCGGAATGTGTACCAACTGGCGTATCCCGACCGCAGCATGGTGCCGGGCTGGGTGCTTTTTCCCCGTAAAAATCAGGCGCTACCCTTCAAGGAATTATATGCCGCTACCGATAGTCTGTTTCAGCAAGTCTCCAACGAATCGCAGAAAGTGACGGCGGCTTTAGAAAAAACCTTTCAGAAACTGGAACCTCAGGGCGACCGGGTAAATCCAAAGCTGAGCCCGGTGTATGCCTCTGCGGGACTGAAACTGCCTGTCAGCCCCTCTACGCTGACGCGTATTGACGAATATCCGTACCTGACGCGGGCGTACACGCCGGAGCGACTTAGCGGAGGGACACGCTGGAAGTATATTGCCTTACTTCCGCTTGATGAATATGATGGCATTGGCCGATGGCTGGATATGCTAAGCGGTGATGACATCGACCCAAGCCTTTACCTCGACCGGATACGGCTCCATAATCGTTATCGACAGGTGCTGAACGAAGCCAGTTTATCCACTCGGGGCTCCGTCACGCTGGATCAACTACTGAAAGGCTTATTGGATTTGCCCGTTGCGAATCCGTTGTTTAAACGCATTGCTCTTGGCGATTTGACCAGCCGTAAGCAGGTGTCCGATGCGTTGCTCAATCAGGTTTTGTATGTACTACGCGAACGACGCGACTATTTTCGACGCATACCCACCTTCCGAAACAGCCGATTCGCATCGAACGGCCGGACTTACTACTGGATTAGCGAAGACCTATTTAAATAA
- a CDS encoding ATP-dependent Clp protease ATP-binding subunit, producing MRHLPLNQSVEKALHIARALAREYYNEKYSAAHLMRAMLHDDVGGSALLSALQHDVAYIFDWADVWMEELPRVGQAVTNPEPDESVERVMNEADFLRVKLGLDYIEIICVLAALTKPGVGFSADQLRSLPLQERDLMERFVRDLSTAPSTTGAQTGTGTNGKEQTSYPSMTKEPKFCIDKTAQARAGKLDPVVGRNEEVRTMLEILGRRSKPNVMVVGDPGVGKSALIDGLAQQIVAGLVPARMKNAILLELDPGALLAGASYKGEVEDRLKTVIKDVKQYEKCILFIDEIHMLLDPKGSAGNGVANLLKPELARGELTVIGATTPEEYRKLIEPDQALSRRFEMLTVAEPNEKVAERMMRGLVPAYEQHHQLKIQPEVISTCIRLARRYSKERRLPDSALDLLDRTMAAIRMAMETSGTELSQIEKTINELAQGDLTPEEALEEYRWIDTLLHHQVSPVLLGQWEDDIDPAELETAVAYHEYIIGKLGRFKELASKQEATVTTSDLAAVVAHKTGIPMGKVQAQEKERLLSMESFLQRRVVGQDHALHALSDAILESRSGLQRAGQPIGSFFLLGPTGTGKTELSKSLADFLFNDERALIRFDMSEFKEEHSAALLYGAPPGYVGYEEGGLLVNKIRKQPYSVVLFDEIEKAHNSVFDIFLQIMDEGRLHDKLGKEGDFTNALLIFTSNIGSEWISGEFQAGRMPTSQQLMTRMTGQFRPEFLARITEIIPFSPMKEENVVRIFDIQLAHLHKSLQQQGIDLTVSEEARRQLALQGFTPQYGARPLAGIIRNQLRRPISRLIISGQLQKGQALNVGWDEQAAELVWQIN from the coding sequence ATGCGCCACTTACCTCTGAATCAATCGGTCGAAAAAGCCCTACACATTGCCCGTGCCTTAGCACGTGAGTACTACAATGAGAAATATTCGGCAGCCCACCTCATGCGGGCTATGCTTCATGATGATGTGGGCGGGAGTGCTTTGCTGAGCGCCTTACAGCATGATGTGGCTTATATTTTCGACTGGGCCGATGTCTGGATGGAAGAACTGCCTCGTGTGGGGCAGGCGGTAACAAATCCAGAACCCGACGAATCGGTGGAGCGGGTTATGAACGAAGCCGACTTTCTGCGCGTCAAGCTGGGGCTGGATTACATCGAAATCATCTGTGTGTTGGCCGCTTTAACCAAGCCAGGTGTTGGTTTTTCGGCCGATCAGCTTCGCTCGCTACCGTTGCAGGAGCGCGATCTGATGGAACGGTTTGTGCGCGATTTATCGACAGCTCCTTCTACAACTGGCGCTCAGACAGGAACAGGTACCAACGGGAAGGAGCAGACCAGTTATCCGTCGATGACCAAAGAACCCAAGTTCTGCATCGACAAAACCGCTCAGGCCCGTGCGGGCAAACTGGACCCTGTGGTTGGGCGAAATGAAGAAGTACGAACCATGCTTGAGATTCTGGGTCGACGCAGCAAGCCTAACGTGATGGTGGTGGGTGATCCGGGTGTTGGGAAGAGCGCACTGATCGACGGGCTGGCGCAACAGATCGTGGCAGGATTGGTGCCTGCCCGAATGAAAAATGCCATTCTGCTGGAACTGGACCCCGGTGCCTTGCTGGCTGGCGCTTCGTACAAAGGTGAAGTGGAAGACCGGCTAAAAACGGTCATCAAAGACGTCAAGCAATACGAAAAGTGTATTCTGTTCATCGACGAAATCCACATGCTGCTCGATCCGAAAGGATCGGCCGGAAACGGGGTGGCCAACTTGCTAAAGCCAGAACTGGCGCGGGGTGAACTGACTGTGATTGGGGCAACAACCCCCGAAGAATACCGAAAGCTAATTGAACCCGATCAGGCACTGAGCCGTCGGTTTGAGATGCTGACCGTAGCGGAACCCAACGAGAAAGTGGCCGAACGAATGATGCGCGGGCTTGTGCCAGCCTACGAACAGCATCACCAGTTAAAAATACAGCCAGAGGTAATCTCAACCTGCATCCGGCTAGCCCGCCGATACAGCAAGGAACGCCGATTACCTGACTCCGCCCTTGATCTGCTCGACCGAACGATGGCCGCCATTCGGATGGCAATGGAAACGTCGGGTACTGAACTGAGTCAGATTGAAAAGACCATTAACGAGTTGGCCCAGGGCGACCTAACGCCGGAAGAGGCCTTGGAAGAATACCGCTGGATTGACACGTTGCTGCATCACCAGGTCAGCCCGGTTTTGTTGGGCCAGTGGGAAGACGACATCGACCCAGCCGAGCTGGAAACAGCCGTGGCGTATCATGAGTACATCATCGGGAAATTAGGTCGTTTCAAGGAATTAGCCAGTAAACAGGAAGCCACAGTTACCACCAGCGACCTGGCGGCCGTTGTGGCCCACAAAACGGGGATTCCGATGGGCAAGGTGCAGGCCCAGGAAAAGGAGCGACTCTTGTCGATGGAGAGCTTTCTGCAACGGCGCGTGGTGGGGCAAGATCACGCCTTACACGCCCTGTCCGACGCTATTCTGGAATCGCGCAGTGGCTTGCAGCGAGCAGGCCAGCCCATTGGTTCGTTCTTCCTGCTTGGGCCTACGGGTACCGGAAAAACCGAATTGTCGAAATCGCTGGCCGATTTTCTGTTCAACGATGAACGGGCGCTGATCCGTTTCGATATGTCGGAGTTTAAGGAAGAACATTCCGCGGCCTTACTCTATGGTGCCCCTCCGGGCTATGTCGGTTATGAAGAGGGCGGATTATTGGTAAATAAGATTCGGAAACAGCCTTACTCCGTTGTTCTGTTCGATGAGATTGAAAAGGCCCACAACTCTGTTTTCGACATCTTTCTGCAAATCATGGATGAAGGTCGTTTGCACGATAAGCTCGGCAAGGAAGGCGACTTTACGAATGCGTTGCTCATTTTTACCTCCAACATTGGTAGTGAATGGATTAGCGGTGAGTTTCAGGCCGGGCGAATGCCAACGTCGCAGCAATTAATGACGCGGATGACGGGCCAGTTTCGCCCTGAATTTCTGGCCCGGATTACCGAAATCATCCCATTCTCCCCAATGAAAGAGGAAAATGTGGTCCGGATTTTCGACATCCAGCTGGCGCATCTGCACAAAAGTCTTCAGCAACAGGGTATTGATTTAACCGTCAGCGAAGAAGCCCGACGGCAGTTAGCCTTGCAGGGGTTCACTCCTCAATACGGTGCTCGCCCACTGGCCGGTATTATCCGGAACCAGCTACGCCGACCAATCTCACGCCTGATTATTTCCGGGCAATTGCAGAAAGGCCAGGCCTTGAACGTTGGCTGGGATGAGCAAGCCGCTGAGCTGGTTTGGCAGATAAACTAG